The proteins below come from a single Ruficoccus amylovorans genomic window:
- a CDS encoding fasciclin domain-containing protein, with amino-acid sequence MKTKTLLLSLSISSLLALPAAHAGAGCCGSVPPAQASTAPAAATSVVASAKTDAATCPYTGASVQAAKQDCSDGAKKDCSDVAKKDCSGGACDASAKKDCGSMAKADCSKGACDTTAKKDCSGAEVAKKDCGACPGGSKDDVVSSAAAQGNLNTFLAAVQASGLQAELQAEGPYTLFAPSDEAFASLPAGTLEQLLLPANKDQLAAILSYHVIPGKLLMKDIQAGEVQTANGSPLELAFVEGNFTAGGAKVTETDIIASNGVIFVIDTVLLPNVKTAALTE; translated from the coding sequence ATGAAAACAAAAACCCTTCTTCTCTCCCTCTCAATTTCCAGCCTCCTGGCGCTTCCCGCTGCCCATGCGGGAGCGGGTTGTTGCGGCTCCGTGCCCCCCGCGCAGGCCAGCACCGCCCCCGCTGCGGCCACCAGCGTAGTCGCATCGGCCAAGACTGATGCTGCCACCTGTCCTTACACAGGGGCTTCCGTTCAGGCCGCCAAGCAGGACTGTTCCGACGGCGCAAAAAAGGACTGCTCCGACGTGGCGAAAAAAGACTGCTCCGGTGGAGCCTGTGACGCTTCGGCCAAAAAAGATTGCGGCAGCATGGCCAAAGCCGATTGCAGCAAGGGTGCCTGCGACACCACCGCGAAAAAGGACTGCTCCGGTGCCGAGGTGGCCAAGAAGGATTGCGGAGCCTGCCCCGGCGGTTCCAAAGACGATGTTGTTTCATCCGCCGCTGCCCAGGGCAATCTGAACACCTTCCTCGCCGCCGTGCAGGCCTCCGGTCTCCAGGCTGAGCTTCAGGCTGAGGGCCCCTACACGCTTTTCGCCCCCAGCGATGAAGCCTTTGCCAGCCTCCCCGCAGGCACGCTTGAACAGCTCCTGCTGCCGGCCAACAAGGATCAGCTCGCCGCCATCCTCAGTTACCACGTCATCCCCGGCAAGCTCCTCATGAAGGACATCCAGGCCGGTGAAGTCCAGACCGCCAATGGCTCACCGCTGGAGCTGGCTTTCGTCGAGGGTAACTTCACGGCGGGTGGCGCCAAGGTCACCGAAACCGACATTATCGCCTCCAACGGCGTGATCTTCGTTATCGACACCGTGCTCCTGCCCAACGTCAAGACCGCCGCCTTGACCGAATAA
- a CDS encoding HPP family protein has protein sequence MKPLPHASYVGLGSLLSMASLAGVAAITHTPFIFPSLGPTAYLLYFAPTAAASTPRACLLGHAIALVCGYFALTVSGLVDRPPDVAVQVEWARILSAGLSLGLTCFFLVLFKIDHPPAGATTLIVSLGLITQPWQLVVMEVAVGVLLVQALVLNALVRRFEKKPSG, from the coding sequence ATGAAGCCGCTTCCTCACGCCAGCTATGTCGGGCTTGGTTCCCTGCTGAGTATGGCCTCTTTGGCGGGGGTGGCGGCGATTACTCATACGCCGTTCATCTTTCCCTCGCTGGGGCCGACGGCGTACCTGCTGTATTTTGCCCCGACGGCGGCGGCTTCGACTCCGCGAGCCTGCCTGCTCGGACACGCCATTGCATTGGTTTGCGGGTACTTCGCGCTGACGGTTTCGGGGCTGGTGGACCGTCCCCCGGATGTCGCCGTGCAGGTGGAGTGGGCGCGGATACTTTCAGCCGGGCTTTCGCTCGGGTTGACGTGTTTCTTCCTCGTGCTCTTCAAGATCGACCACCCGCCGGCCGGAGCGACGACCCTGATTGTTTCGCTCGGCCTGATCACCCAGCCCTGGCAACTCGTGGTCATGGAGGTGGCCGTAGGCGTGTTGCTGGTGCAGGCGTTGGTGTTGAATGCGCTGGTCCGCAGGTTTGAGAAAAAACCGTCCGGCTGA
- a CDS encoding sugar phosphate isomerase/epimerase family protein: protein MTPKTAVQMYTVREHTLTAADLSQTLKKISDIGYTAVQVSCVGAMNGDAPEVDAKTARRMLDDNGLKCIATHRAWESLADNLQAEIDFHHTLGCDYIALGGVPAAYGDTVEGYRRFIAESRSVVDGLKAAGIQFGLHNHSKELFRPVKGGPSLLDIMIDDTAQDVMLELDLYWLDNAGTNCERILERCHGRVPVIHLKDKEVSEPTNETRMAPIGEGNLDWDHIIPACEAAGVRWYAVEQDQCFRDPFDCLKSSYEYLSGKGL from the coding sequence ATGACGCCGAAAACTGCCGTCCAAATGTACACGGTCCGCGAGCATACCCTGACCGCCGCCGACCTGTCCCAGACCCTGAAAAAAATCAGCGACATCGGCTACACCGCCGTGCAGGTGTCATGCGTCGGTGCCATGAACGGCGACGCCCCCGAAGTTGATGCCAAGACCGCCCGCCGCATGCTCGACGACAACGGCCTCAAGTGCATCGCCACCCACCGCGCCTGGGAAAGCCTCGCCGACAATCTCCAGGCCGAGATCGACTTTCACCACACCCTGGGCTGCGATTATATCGCCCTGGGAGGGGTTCCTGCCGCTTATGGAGACACCGTTGAGGGCTATCGCCGCTTTATCGCGGAGTCCCGCAGTGTCGTCGATGGCCTGAAGGCCGCGGGCATTCAGTTCGGACTCCATAACCACAGCAAGGAACTCTTCCGTCCGGTCAAGGGCGGCCCCTCGCTGCTGGACATCATGATCGACGACACCGCGCAGGACGTCATGCTCGAACTCGACCTGTACTGGCTCGACAACGCCGGTACCAACTGCGAGCGCATCCTCGAGCGCTGCCACGGACGCGTCCCGGTCATCCACCTCAAGGACAAGGAAGTCAGCGAGCCGACCAACGAGACCCGCATGGCCCCCATCGGCGAAGGCAACCTCGACTGGGACCACATCATTCCGGCCTGCGAGGCCGCTGGCGTCCGCTGGTACGCGGTCGAGCAGGACCAGTGCTTCCGCGACCCGTTCGACTGTCTCAAGTCCAGCTACGAGTACCTCTCTGGCAAGGGCCTTTAA
- a CDS encoding helix-turn-helix transcriptional regulator — MTIASPQWSWTSGPLRDYDLVILKSGRATYTGDEKEWQVSAGSCMLLRRGESYRGIQRQDDPVSMYFIHFDFLDRKKRPVELPEEKLLPRHFKAEHTEFVGGLAGRVLEASRGPGEPSAEATFWLRALLVELYRQARRPRWQGLEREQALRVETLCSEIRERIGEPWRLVEIAARLGCGPEHAGRLFRKYKGMAPVEFVVQARMEAAKALLSSSSLSIGQIAETLGFCDVYALSRQFKKKTGQSPRAFRHG, encoded by the coding sequence TTGACCATCGCCTCTCCTCAGTGGAGTTGGACTTCCGGCCCGCTGCGGGACTACGACCTCGTTATTCTGAAATCCGGCAGAGCAACATACACGGGGGATGAAAAGGAGTGGCAGGTATCGGCGGGATCCTGTATGCTGCTGCGGCGTGGGGAAAGCTACCGGGGAATTCAGCGGCAGGATGATCCGGTCTCGATGTACTTTATCCACTTTGATTTTTTGGATAGAAAAAAACGGCCTGTCGAATTACCGGAGGAGAAGCTTCTGCCCCGGCATTTCAAGGCGGAGCACACGGAGTTTGTCGGGGGGCTGGCCGGGCGCGTGCTGGAGGCGAGCCGTGGGCCGGGCGAACCGTCGGCGGAAGCTACATTCTGGTTGCGGGCGCTGCTGGTGGAGCTGTACCGGCAGGCACGCCGTCCGCGCTGGCAGGGGCTGGAGCGAGAACAGGCCCTGCGGGTGGAAACGCTCTGTAGCGAGATCCGCGAGCGCATCGGCGAGCCGTGGCGGCTGGTCGAAATCGCGGCGCGCCTGGGCTGCGGGCCGGAGCACGCCGGACGGCTGTTTCGCAAGTACAAGGGGATGGCTCCGGTCGAGTTCGTGGTACAGGCGCGGATGGAGGCGGCCAAAGCGCTGCTGAGTTCTTCCTCGCTGTCGATCGGCCAGATTGCCGAAACGCTAGGTTTTTGCGACGTTTACGCACTCAGCCGTCAGTTCAAGAAAAAGACGGGCCAGTCGCCGAGGGCCTTTCGTCATGGCTGA
- a CDS encoding NAD(P)/FAD-dependent oxidoreductase — protein sequence MRLIKYMKDRGADVAIVGAGITGLMAARALARTGTEVVVLEKSPVVGGRVTTRRFGDAVFDLGVQNFTARSDRFRACVEDWVATGICVPWYTREGSSGETVYYRGVPTMGEMVSHLAEGLDLHCGALVTAAVREEKDWFLQVEGDAEVRARTLVLTAPAVQSRAILDAGGYPCPPGISQALHRVGYVRTLTVLAQLDGPSGLPAPGILEPAGAEPVAWVADNQLKGISPVPCLTIHSGPEFAQRFFDEPEERWSGHLLNAVRPYLRADVVQVHAHRWRYAFREEGIGGQYLADSQARLWFAGDAFIDKRVEGAALSGLAAADSILSALGAR from the coding sequence ATGAGGCTCATTAAGTACATGAAAGATCGAGGTGCGGATGTTGCGATTGTGGGTGCCGGAATTACGGGCCTGATGGCGGCACGCGCTTTAGCCCGCACGGGTACTGAGGTGGTCGTTTTGGAGAAAAGTCCGGTGGTGGGAGGGCGCGTGACAACAAGGCGGTTCGGCGACGCGGTTTTCGACCTGGGGGTGCAGAATTTCACCGCCCGCTCGGATCGTTTCCGGGCATGTGTCGAGGACTGGGTCGCGACTGGCATTTGCGTGCCGTGGTATACACGCGAGGGCAGCAGTGGAGAGACGGTTTACTACCGGGGAGTGCCGACCATGGGCGAGATGGTCAGCCATTTGGCCGAGGGACTGGACCTGCATTGCGGAGCTCTGGTCACGGCGGCGGTTCGCGAGGAAAAGGACTGGTTCTTACAGGTCGAAGGAGACGCCGAGGTGCGCGCCCGGACGCTCGTGTTGACGGCCCCGGCAGTCCAGTCACGGGCGATTCTCGACGCAGGCGGCTATCCGTGCCCACCGGGGATTTCGCAGGCCCTGCACCGGGTCGGCTATGTGCGGACGCTAACCGTGCTCGCCCAGTTGGACGGCCCCAGCGGACTGCCTGCGCCGGGCATTCTTGAGCCGGCAGGCGCGGAGCCGGTGGCCTGGGTGGCGGATAATCAGCTCAAGGGTATTTCGCCGGTACCATGCCTGACGATTCACAGCGGTCCGGAATTCGCGCAGCGCTTTTTCGACGAACCGGAGGAGCGCTGGAGCGGGCACTTACTCAACGCCGTTCGACCCTACTTGCGGGCGGATGTCGTGCAGGTACATGCGCACCGTTGGCGTTACGCTTTTCGGGAGGAGGGGATCGGTGGGCAATACCTGGCCGATTCGCAGGCCAGACTCTGGTTCGCCGGGGACGCTTTTATTGACAAGCGGGTGGAAGGTGCGGCTCTTTCGGGCCTGGCCGCGGCGGATTCAATCCTGAGCGCTCTCGGGGCGCGATGA
- the rho gene encoding transcription termination factor Rho — translation MSEPEEMEFTLEHEEASAPKKKTARKSVRRGSTRKKAVTKKDDTAPEGASETASEPRAEPRAESAPKPSEQAASEPAVEKAPVPTKMTPARSRKKRVADDEGDIPQAFSADPDDVDDYGDRQERNRRKDDDERSERDDRDERGGRDDDADERGGNRGRGGRERSDEAHNSGKPAVSDRGDSASEGSERSISGERSSQGGNDNYNRRGDRPDYQNRQGGNDKFNRRDKNQNGKGQHWQPKGNKNFKKGGNPNFQPGGPGNQNQGGPGGKKQKFNKQQRKKGFFQPAGGFAASSDDDYEPPVYDSLLDDETLNSAEAFDALRAEKTSGEAAAINFNEINGLNLPDLEARARELGAEWEGAPSKKKLLRAILEKAGKDATPVRARGIVELAEDGYGFLVYQSEQYRVLAESAFIHSSFIERYGLQRGHIVDALLHPARENESCPFVIGMEKVMDGDPEAVQHLTPFTELVPYYPLERILLECPPDEVDWDNKSMRIVDLLTPIGLGQRGLIVAPPRTGKTVLMQGMAKAITKNRPNVHLIILLIDERPEEVTDFRRQVESAEVICSTFDESAESHVHAAEMVIEKSRRMVESGKDVVILLDSITRLARAYNTLMPSSGKILSGGVEAGALQKPKRFFGSARNIEGGGSLTILGTALVDTGSKMDEVIFEEFKGTGNMELHLDRELVNKRIYPALNFEKSGTRKEELLYHPHEMEKIYGLRRAMKGVPSTEAMEMLINRIKKTKTNAEFLMTMGR, via the coding sequence ATGAGCGAACCTGAAGAAATGGAATTCACGCTGGAGCACGAAGAGGCTTCCGCTCCCAAGAAAAAAACGGCCCGCAAAAGCGTGCGCCGGGGCTCGACCCGCAAAAAAGCTGTCACCAAAAAGGATGACACGGCCCCTGAGGGTGCGTCCGAGACCGCTTCGGAACCCCGCGCCGAACCCCGCGCCGAATCCGCGCCCAAGCCGAGCGAGCAAGCCGCTTCCGAACCCGCCGTCGAGAAGGCTCCCGTCCCGACCAAGATGACGCCCGCCCGCTCCCGCAAGAAGCGGGTCGCCGATGACGAGGGCGACATCCCTCAGGCTTTTTCCGCCGATCCCGACGATGTGGACGACTACGGCGATCGCCAGGAACGCAATCGCCGTAAGGATGATGACGAGCGTAGCGAACGCGACGACCGCGATGAGCGTGGCGGTCGCGATGACGACGCCGATGAGCGCGGTGGAAACCGCGGTCGTGGCGGGCGTGAGCGTTCCGACGAGGCGCATAACAGCGGCAAGCCTGCGGTTTCCGACCGGGGCGATTCCGCTTCCGAGGGTTCCGAGCGCAGTATCTCCGGTGAGCGTTCGTCGCAGGGCGGCAACGACAACTACAACCGCCGCGGCGACCGGCCCGACTACCAGAACCGCCAGGGTGGCAACGACAAGTTTAACCGCCGGGACAAGAACCAGAACGGCAAGGGCCAACACTGGCAGCCCAAGGGCAACAAGAACTTTAAAAAGGGCGGAAATCCGAACTTCCAGCCCGGCGGCCCCGGCAATCAGAACCAGGGTGGCCCCGGCGGCAAGAAGCAGAAGTTCAACAAGCAGCAGCGCAAGAAGGGCTTTTTCCAGCCCGCCGGTGGCTTTGCCGCTTCCAGCGACGACGATTACGAGCCGCCCGTCTATGACTCGCTCCTCGACGACGAGACGCTCAATTCCGCCGAAGCTTTCGATGCCCTCCGGGCCGAGAAAACCTCCGGTGAGGCCGCAGCCATCAACTTTAACGAGATCAACGGCCTGAACCTGCCGGATCTCGAAGCCCGCGCCCGTGAGCTTGGTGCCGAGTGGGAGGGAGCGCCTTCGAAGAAGAAGCTCCTGCGCGCCATTCTTGAAAAGGCCGGTAAGGACGCCACCCCGGTTCGCGCCCGTGGCATTGTCGAGTTGGCCGAGGACGGCTATGGCTTTCTCGTGTATCAATCCGAGCAATACAGGGTCCTGGCCGAGAGCGCCTTTATCCACAGCAGCTTTATCGAGCGCTACGGCCTCCAGCGTGGACATATCGTGGACGCGCTTCTGCACCCGGCGCGCGAAAACGAGTCCTGCCCCTTTGTCATCGGGATGGAGAAGGTCATGGACGGCGACCCGGAAGCCGTCCAGCACCTGACGCCTTTCACCGAGTTGGTGCCGTACTACCCGCTGGAGCGTATCCTGCTGGAGTGCCCGCCGGACGAGGTGGACTGGGATAACAAGTCCATGCGCATCGTGGACCTGCTCACGCCCATCGGCCTGGGGCAGCGCGGGCTCATCGTGGCCCCGCCGCGTACGGGTAAGACCGTGCTCATGCAGGGCATGGCCAAGGCGATTACGAAAAACCGGCCCAACGTCCACCTGATCATTCTGCTCATCGACGAGCGTCCGGAAGAAGTGACGGACTTCCGCCGCCAGGTGGAATCGGCCGAGGTCATTTGCTCGACTTTTGACGAATCTGCCGAGAGCCACGTGCACGCCGCCGAGATGGTGATCGAGAAATCCCGCCGTATGGTGGAAAGCGGCAAGGATGTGGTCATCCTGCTGGACTCGATCACGCGTCTGGCCCGCGCCTACAACACGCTCATGCCCAGCAGCGGCAAGATCCTCTCCGGCGGTGTCGAAGCCGGGGCCCTGCAAAAGCCCAAGCGCTTCTTCGGCTCGGCCCGTAATATCGAGGGCGGCGGCAGCCTGACCATCCTCGGCACGGCGCTGGTGGATACCGGGAGCAAGATGGATGAGGTCATTTTCGAGGAATTCAAAGGCACCGGTAACATGGAGCTTCACCTCGACCGTGAACTGGTCAACAAACGCATCTACCCCGCGCTCAACTTCGAGAAGAGCGGCACCCGTAAGGAAGAGCTGCTTTACCACCCGCACGAGATGGAGAAAATCTACGGCCTGCGTCGCGCCATGAAGGGCGTCCCCTCGACCGAGGCGATGGAAATGCTCATCAACCGGATCAAGAAGACCAAGACCAATGCCGAGTTCCTCATGACGATGGGACGCTGA
- a CDS encoding carbonic anhydrase family protein, translated as MKAIALIGLLSVSALISTASADTAKPKGEFVPETEIITSTILTQADQSKLTPEAVLEILKQGNAEYIDDSLTVRNNSERVREAALGQYPMAVVLSCLDSRVPVEDVFHRGIGDLFVARVAGNIVNVDIIGSMEFACKVSGSKLVVVLGHENCGAVRAAIQGVELGNITELLAKIQPAVKEAAGHFHGDATASNPAFVEAVCDDNVLIAMQQIREQSPILKGMEDNGEIMIVGGVYDLKTGKVEFFDHK; from the coding sequence ATGAAAGCAATCGCACTTATCGGTCTTCTCTCTGTCAGCGCGCTCATTTCCACCGCCAGCGCCGACACAGCCAAGCCCAAGGGGGAATTCGTCCCCGAAACAGAAATCATCACCAGCACGATCCTGACCCAGGCGGATCAGTCCAAGCTTACTCCCGAAGCCGTCCTTGAAATCCTCAAGCAAGGCAACGCCGAGTACATCGATGACAGCCTCACCGTCCGCAACAACAGCGAGCGCGTGCGTGAGGCCGCTCTTGGCCAATACCCGATGGCCGTCGTCCTCTCCTGCCTCGACTCCCGCGTGCCGGTCGAAGACGTGTTCCACCGCGGCATCGGCGACCTCTTCGTCGCCCGCGTCGCCGGTAACATCGTCAACGTTGACATCATCGGCAGCATGGAATTCGCCTGTAAGGTCTCCGGCTCGAAGCTGGTCGTCGTCCTCGGGCACGAGAACTGCGGTGCCGTCCGCGCCGCCATCCAGGGTGTCGAACTGGGCAACATCACCGAACTGCTGGCCAAAATCCAGCCCGCCGTCAAGGAAGCCGCCGGGCATTTCCACGGCGACGCCACGGCCTCGAATCCCGCGTTCGTCGAAGCCGTCTGCGACGATAACGTGCTCATCGCCATGCAGCAGATCCGCGAGCAAAGCCCCATCCTGAAAGGGATGGAAGACAACGGTGAGATCATGATCGTCGGCGGCGTCTATGACCTGAAAACAGGCAAGGTTGAGTTCTTCGATCATAAGTAA
- a CDS encoding ATPase, T2SS/T4P/T4SS family yields the protein MTSADDFVLQLLQDKALVTGEDVESARQQVEGQNDGSSNPDSETLDLLVQKGLITTQQVVQAMADEFSMEVVDLNDIRVSHEALEKVDRQMATRYKVFPIEVDGSQLELATSDPLDVDSIDSISHVIKMTVNARLAPLEDIEHAIQQYYESPHAEDLGEMEGLFGEIAEDGDIKIDLPTGDEQGVKEEEAPIIRYVHMLITEAIKRRASDIHLEPLEKRFRVRYRIDGVLQEVENPPKRLQPSILSRLKLMANISIAEKRIPQDGRIQMKASNKEIDLRVSSLPTVYGESIVMRILDKEGLNLGLPQLGFFSDDQERFERLVAMPDGIFLVTGPTGSGKSTTLYSALNYVNHPDRKIITVEDPVEYQMNGINQVQVRKDVGMTFAAALRSMLRQAPNIIMVGEIRDLETAEIAVNASLTGHMVFSTLHTNDAPSAVTRLVDIGMKPFLVSASLRGVLAQRLVRRICPACKKPTMLEPKEVASMGLNPAQLSEATFYRGEGCPKCHGTGYKGRFGIFEIFNVSEEIQQMIYEGRTLVELRSKAREAGMRTMREDGFRKVSAGMTTLDEVLHVTVGDAP from the coding sequence GTGACGTCCGCAGACGATTTTGTACTCCAACTCCTCCAAGATAAAGCTCTCGTTACCGGCGAGGACGTGGAATCCGCACGTCAGCAGGTCGAGGGCCAGAACGACGGCTCCAGCAATCCGGACTCGGAAACGCTGGATCTGCTGGTCCAGAAGGGCCTGATTACCACTCAGCAGGTGGTGCAGGCCATGGCCGACGAGTTCAGCATGGAGGTTGTCGACTTGAACGATATCCGCGTCTCCCACGAGGCGCTGGAAAAAGTGGACCGCCAGATGGCCACCCGCTACAAGGTCTTCCCGATCGAAGTAGACGGTTCCCAACTGGAACTGGCCACCTCCGACCCGCTGGACGTGGACTCGATCGACAGCATCAGCCACGTCATCAAGATGACGGTCAACGCCCGGCTGGCCCCGCTGGAGGACATCGAGCATGCCATTCAGCAATACTACGAGAGCCCACATGCCGAGGATCTCGGCGAGATGGAGGGCCTCTTCGGGGAGATCGCCGAGGACGGCGATATCAAAATCGACCTGCCGACCGGCGACGAGCAGGGGGTCAAGGAAGAGGAAGCCCCCATCATCCGCTACGTGCACATGCTGATCACCGAGGCGATCAAGCGTCGTGCGTCGGACATCCACCTTGAGCCGCTGGAAAAGCGCTTCCGCGTCCGCTACCGTATCGACGGTGTCCTGCAGGAAGTGGAAAATCCGCCCAAGCGCCTCCAGCCCTCGATCCTTTCGCGCCTTAAGCTGATGGCCAATATCTCCATCGCCGAAAAGCGCATTCCGCAGGACGGTCGTATCCAGATGAAGGCCAGCAATAAGGAGATTGACCTTCGCGTGTCCTCGCTGCCCACGGTTTACGGTGAGTCCATTGTCATGCGTATTCTTGACAAGGAAGGGCTCAACCTCGGGCTCCCCCAATTGGGCTTCTTCAGCGACGACCAGGAGCGCTTCGAGCGCCTCGTGGCCATGCCGGACGGTATTTTCCTCGTCACCGGGCCGACCGGCTCGGGTAAGTCCACCACGCTTTACTCCGCCCTCAACTACGTCAACCACCCTGACCGCAAGATCATCACGGTGGAAGACCCGGTCGAGTACCAGATGAATGGCATTAACCAGGTGCAGGTCCGCAAGGACGTGGGGATGACCTTCGCCGCCGCGCTGCGCTCGATGCTGCGTCAGGCCCCGAACATCATCATGGTGGGGGAAATTCGAGACCTTGAAACGGCGGAAATCGCCGTTAACGCCTCGCTCACCGGGCACATGGTGTTCAGTACCCTGCACACCAACGACGCCCCCAGCGCCGTCACCCGTCTGGTTGACATTGGCATGAAGCCCTTCCTCGTGTCGGCCTCGCTGCGCGGCGTGCTGGCCCAGCGCCTTGTCCGCCGCATCTGCCCGGCCTGTAAGAAGCCGACGATGCTCGAGCCGAAGGAAGTCGCCTCGATGGGGCTCAACCCGGCGCAGTTGAGCGAAGCCACCTTCTATCGCGGCGAGGGTTGCCCGAAGTGCCACGGCACCGGCTACAAGGGCCGTTTCGGTATCTTTGAGATTTTCAATGTTTCCGAGGAAATCCAGCAGATGATCTACGAGGGCCGCACGCTCGTCGAACTGCGCAGCAAGGCCCGCGAGGCCGGCATGCGCACCATGCGCGAAGACGGCTTCCGCAAGGTTTCCGCCGGTATGACCACCCTCGACGAAGTCCTCCACGTCACCGTGGGCGACGCTCCCTGA
- the coaE gene encoding dephospho-CoA kinase (Dephospho-CoA kinase (CoaE) performs the final step in coenzyme A biosynthesis.) gives MKIGLTGGIGCGKSTAGGFFEERGFRRVDCDQVVRDLLESDEPVLTALRERFGEHVIRPEGGADRAAIASVVFHDAEALEWLERLLHPRVEEVWRGLIREDRAADWCVEIPLLFEKNLEKHFDFTVCLLSSEAIQLDRLAAKGLSREQARARIQRQLPLEQKIVRADFVLLNDGSLDFLRQQVFQLIDQLTHVS, from the coding sequence ATGAAGATAGGACTGACGGGCGGCATCGGCTGCGGTAAATCCACGGCGGGCGGTTTTTTTGAGGAGCGCGGCTTCCGGCGAGTCGATTGCGACCAGGTCGTGCGCGACCTGCTGGAAAGCGACGAACCCGTGCTCACCGCCCTGCGCGAACGCTTCGGTGAGCATGTGATCCGGCCCGAAGGCGGGGCCGACCGCGCAGCCATCGCCTCGGTGGTGTTCCATGACGCCGAGGCCCTCGAATGGCTGGAGCGCCTGCTTCACCCCCGGGTGGAGGAAGTCTGGCGGGGCCTGATCCGTGAGGACCGCGCCGCCGACTGGTGCGTGGAAATACCGCTCCTGTTTGAAAAAAACCTTGAAAAGCACTTCGATTTCACTGTTTGCTTACTTTCGTCCGAAGCGATCCAGTTGGATCGCCTTGCCGCCAAGGGGCTTTCGCGAGAGCAAGCCAGGGCCCGTATCCAGCGGCAACTTCCCCTTGAGCAGAAAATCGTCCGCGCGGATTTCGTCCTTCTCAATGACGGATCACTCGATTTTCTCCGGCAGCAGGTATTTCAACTGATTGACCAATTAACCCACGTTTCCTGA
- the fucU gene encoding L-fucose mutarotase, giving the protein MLKGISPLLSPELLAVLTRMGHGDEIVLADAHFPGESFNNRVLRADGLRIPALLDAILPLFELDAYVDAPLVMMAPVEGDTLDPSVEASYLVPVKKHAPDAPAIARIGRFAFYDRTREAFAVLMTGETAKYGNILLKKGVTPC; this is encoded by the coding sequence ATGCTAAAAGGAATCTCCCCCCTGCTTTCCCCCGAACTGCTCGCCGTACTGACCCGCATGGGCCACGGCGACGAAATCGTCCTGGCCGACGCGCATTTTCCGGGCGAGAGCTTCAATAACCGCGTGCTGCGGGCCGACGGCCTGCGCATCCCTGCCCTGCTCGACGCAATTTTACCGTTGTTCGAACTCGACGCCTATGTCGATGCCCCACTGGTGATGATGGCACCCGTCGAGGGCGACACGCTCGACCCCAGTGTCGAAGCCTCCTATCTGGTCCCTGTAAAGAAGCACGCTCCCGACGCTCCGGCCATTGCCCGGATCGGGCGTTTTGCATTCTATGACCGGACCCGCGAGGCCTTCGCGGTCCTCATGACCGGCGAGACCGCCAAATACGGCAACATTCTGCTGAAAAAAGGTGTGACCCCTTGTTAG